A genomic region of Phragmites australis chromosome 2, lpPhrAust1.1, whole genome shotgun sequence contains the following coding sequences:
- the LOC133908974 gene encoding uncharacterized protein LOC133908974 isoform X1 produces MHTKALIHAEPALEFDQFDCLPDSLVLLILNKLEDMRSLGRCSAVSKRFNGLVPLVHDVCVRIDRVVAVDGDSDDALNLSSPKPQNIFWHFLKLMLFTIAKPFHDLRNQNGTGQPLFPQLAQHSPVQVLRNFSHIRNLCVELPSGDVGTEEGVLLKWRAEYGSTLQNCVILGGTLVDRKPTGNEHEPLPEDNGSMPESFYTNGGLKLRVVWTISCLIAASTRHYLLPSIIKDHPTLRSLVLADADGQGTLCMGTEQLKEFRENELSASACSNRTQVPACNMKLKYAPYLELPGGSALQGATLLVIKPANNGSCSGHGSRKEAEAFVSESRVVSISPPMAATSCGEKSVPDADLPVPETDPVSIASPNCGLLPWHNVDLLSCWYFQHLLNFRKEELNSTKCADLRKVLVESLDDLMLKGVTTALNDPVGRTANLMENNKHRRSLLVLATNSSNLAAMESNTVIGEVTGLTCLFSDGQFVKMVYYMVRICEEQLKRSRMEEFTSSKSSELYIVTLLQWILPLLLQLLQCIHGLWDETIRCYLSEELEMAKYPDPFLPFNCTSKLAFTKKMEGSQEKETQALLETRALLEGIRQSGWRACQRVQRLGYCHVTMPYFK; encoded by the exons ATGCATACCAAGGCTCTAATCCACGCAGAACCGGCTCTGGAGTTTGACCAGTTCGACTGCTTGCCGGATTCACTTGTGCTGCTGATCCTGAACAAGCTTGAAGACATGCGTTCGCTTGGCCGGTGCTCTGCCGTGTCGAAGCGGTTCAACGGCCTTGTTCCCCTCGTGCATGATGTGTGTGTTAGGATTGACCGCGTTGTGGCTGTGGACGGTGACTCCGATGATGCTCTCAACCTGTCGTCGCCAAAGCCCCAGAACATCTTCTGGCATTTCTTGAAGCTGATGCTGTTCACAATAGCCAAACCCTTCCATGATTTGCGCAATCAGAATGGCACAGGGCAGCCACTGTTTCCGCAGCTCGCTCAGCATTCGCCTGTGCAGGTGCTGAGGAACTTCTCTCATATCCGCAATCTTTGTGTGGAGCTCCCCTCTGGGGATGTTGGGACTGAGGAGGGGGTTCTGCTGAAGTGGCGAGCCGAGTATGGCAGTACACTTCAGAATTGTGTGATTCTGGGTGGTACCTTGGTTGATCGCAAGCCAACTGGCAATGAGCACGAGCCATTGCCGGAGGACAATGGAAGCATGCCAGAATCTTTCTACACCAATGGTGGGCTGAAACTTCGTGTTGTGTGGACTATCAGCTGTTTGATTGCAGCATCGACAAGGCATTATCTTCTCCCGTCAATTATCAAGGACCATCCAACATTGAGAAGCTTGGTTTTGGCAGATGCTGATGGGCAGGGCACATTGTGCATGGGGACAGAGCAGCTGAAGGAGTTCAGAGAAAATGAATTGTCAGCCTCAGCATGTTCCAACAGGACACAGGTACCAGCATGCAATATGAAGCTGAAATACGCACCATACCTTGAGCTGCCTGGTGGCTCGGCATTGCAAGGCGCGACATTGCTCGTTATCAAGCCCGCCAACAATGGGAGCTGCAGCGGCCATGGCAGTCGGAAGGAAGCTGAAGCTTTTGTCTCAG AATCAAGAGTGGTTAGCATCTCTCCACCAATGGCCGCAACAAGTTGTGGAGAGAAGTCGGTTCCAGATGCTGATCTGCCAGTTCCAGAAACTGACCCAGTGTCCATTGCTTCTCCAAACTG TGGCCTATTACCATGGCACAACGTTGACCTGTTATCATGTTGGTATTTCCAGCATTTGCTAAATTTCAGGAAGGAGGAGCTTAACAGCACAAAATGTGCCGATTTAAGAAAAGTTCTTGTTGAGTCCCTTGATGATTTGATGTTAAAGGGTGTTACAACTGCCTTAAATGATCCAGTGGGTAGGACAGCTAATCTTATGGAAAACAACAAGCATAGGCGGAGCTTACTTGTGCTGGCTACAAACTCGAGCAATCTAGCTGCAATGGAATCAAACACTGTGATTGGAGAAGTTACAG GGCTGACATGTCTCTTTTCTGACGGCCAGTTTGTGAAGATGGTATACTACATGGTCAGAATCTGTGAGGAACAGCTCAAAAGGAGCAGAATGGAAGAGTTTACTTCTTCAAAATCTAGTGAACTTTACATAGTAACCCTTTTACAGTGGATCCTTCCCCTGCTCTTACAG TTGCTTCAATGCATACATGGGCTTTGGGATGAAACAATTCGTTGTTATTTGTCTGAAGAGCTTGAAATGGCCAAGTATCCGGATCCTTTCTTACCATTTAATTGTACCTCTAAATTAGCTTTCACTAAGAAAATGGAAGGTTCTCAAGAAAAAGAGACTCAAGCACTGTTAGAGACAAGAGCATTGTTAGAAGGAATCCGACAGAGTGG TTGGAGAGCATGTCAACGGGTGCAGCGTTTGGGATATTGTCATGTGACAATGCCATATTTTAAGTAA
- the LOC133908974 gene encoding F-box protein At4g18380-like isoform X2, with product MHTKALIHAEPALEFDQFDCLPDSLVLLILNKLEDMRSLGRCSAVSKRFNGLVPLVHDVCVRIDRVVAVDGDSDDALNLSSPKPQNIFWHFLKLMLFTIAKPFHDLRNQNGTGQPLFPQLAQHSPVQVLRNFSHIRNLCVELPSGDVGTEEGVLLKWRAEYGSTLQNCVILGGTLVDRKPTGNEHEPLPEDNGSMPESFYTNGGLKLRVVWTISCLIAASTRHYLLPSIIKDHPTLRSLVLADADGQGTLCMGTEQLKEFRENELSASACSNRTQVPACNMKLKYAPYLELPGGSALQGATLLVIKPANNGSCSGHGSRKEAEAFVSESRVVSISPPMAATSCGEKSVPDADLPVPETDPVSIASPNCGLLPWHNVDLLSCWYFQHLLNFRKEELNSTKCADLRKVLVESLDDLMLKGVTTALNDPVGRTANLMENNKHRRSLLVLATNSSNLAAMESNTVIGEVTGLTCLFSDGQFVKMVYYMVRICEEQLKRSRMEEFTSSKSSELYIVTLLQWILPLLLQLLQCIHGLWDETIRCYLSEELEMAKYPDPFLPFNCTSKLAFTKKMEGSQEKETQALLETRALLEGIRQSGGGQGDSGVWRDLK from the exons ATGCATACCAAGGCTCTAATCCACGCAGAACCGGCTCTGGAGTTTGACCAGTTCGACTGCTTGCCGGATTCACTTGTGCTGCTGATCCTGAACAAGCTTGAAGACATGCGTTCGCTTGGCCGGTGCTCTGCCGTGTCGAAGCGGTTCAACGGCCTTGTTCCCCTCGTGCATGATGTGTGTGTTAGGATTGACCGCGTTGTGGCTGTGGACGGTGACTCCGATGATGCTCTCAACCTGTCGTCGCCAAAGCCCCAGAACATCTTCTGGCATTTCTTGAAGCTGATGCTGTTCACAATAGCCAAACCCTTCCATGATTTGCGCAATCAGAATGGCACAGGGCAGCCACTGTTTCCGCAGCTCGCTCAGCATTCGCCTGTGCAGGTGCTGAGGAACTTCTCTCATATCCGCAATCTTTGTGTGGAGCTCCCCTCTGGGGATGTTGGGACTGAGGAGGGGGTTCTGCTGAAGTGGCGAGCCGAGTATGGCAGTACACTTCAGAATTGTGTGATTCTGGGTGGTACCTTGGTTGATCGCAAGCCAACTGGCAATGAGCACGAGCCATTGCCGGAGGACAATGGAAGCATGCCAGAATCTTTCTACACCAATGGTGGGCTGAAACTTCGTGTTGTGTGGACTATCAGCTGTTTGATTGCAGCATCGACAAGGCATTATCTTCTCCCGTCAATTATCAAGGACCATCCAACATTGAGAAGCTTGGTTTTGGCAGATGCTGATGGGCAGGGCACATTGTGCATGGGGACAGAGCAGCTGAAGGAGTTCAGAGAAAATGAATTGTCAGCCTCAGCATGTTCCAACAGGACACAGGTACCAGCATGCAATATGAAGCTGAAATACGCACCATACCTTGAGCTGCCTGGTGGCTCGGCATTGCAAGGCGCGACATTGCTCGTTATCAAGCCCGCCAACAATGGGAGCTGCAGCGGCCATGGCAGTCGGAAGGAAGCTGAAGCTTTTGTCTCAG AATCAAGAGTGGTTAGCATCTCTCCACCAATGGCCGCAACAAGTTGTGGAGAGAAGTCGGTTCCAGATGCTGATCTGCCAGTTCCAGAAACTGACCCAGTGTCCATTGCTTCTCCAAACTG TGGCCTATTACCATGGCACAACGTTGACCTGTTATCATGTTGGTATTTCCAGCATTTGCTAAATTTCAGGAAGGAGGAGCTTAACAGCACAAAATGTGCCGATTTAAGAAAAGTTCTTGTTGAGTCCCTTGATGATTTGATGTTAAAGGGTGTTACAACTGCCTTAAATGATCCAGTGGGTAGGACAGCTAATCTTATGGAAAACAACAAGCATAGGCGGAGCTTACTTGTGCTGGCTACAAACTCGAGCAATCTAGCTGCAATGGAATCAAACACTGTGATTGGAGAAGTTACAG GGCTGACATGTCTCTTTTCTGACGGCCAGTTTGTGAAGATGGTATACTACATGGTCAGAATCTGTGAGGAACAGCTCAAAAGGAGCAGAATGGAAGAGTTTACTTCTTCAAAATCTAGTGAACTTTACATAGTAACCCTTTTACAGTGGATCCTTCCCCTGCTCTTACAG TTGCTTCAATGCATACATGGGCTTTGGGATGAAACAATTCGTTGTTATTTGTCTGAAGAGCTTGAAATGGCCAAGTATCCGGATCCTTTCTTACCATTTAATTGTACCTCTAAATTAGCTTTCACTAAGAAAATGGAAGGTTCTCAAGAAAAAGAGACTCAAGCACTGTTAGAGACAAGAGCATTGTTAGAAGGAATCCGACAGAGTGG GGGTGGACAGGGTGACAGTGGCGTATGGCGAGATCTCAAGTAG
- the LOC133908977 gene encoding uncharacterized protein LOC133908977 isoform X1, which translates to MQFIWEIFWLLDADPKKKDELKAKPTLGLKAFIDILRYPWNEKKNLHHDSSFLRNKIIAHQDGPYQVYSGPKVNDEEVYLDALVMVSLRLLRKGLPLVIRNLGVRLLQLVLELLIENSTCCKVGAMVEARGSSILKNEFCSHAGPWRDEAGPEMVDEELHSSCVDDDISGLGSKEHVDDCYH; encoded by the exons ATGCAATTTATCTGGGAAATATTTTGGTTATTAGATGCAGACccaaaaaagaaagatgaaCTAAAAGCCAAGCCCACACTTGGATTGAAGGCTTTCATTGACATACTCAGATACCCatggaatgaaaagaaaaatctgCATCATGACTCTAGCTTtctaagaaataaaattatTGCCCACCAGGATGGCCCTTATCAGGTGTACTCTGGGCCCAAG GTAAACGATGAGGAAGTTTATCTGGATGCATTAGTGATGGTGTCACTTCGGCTACTAAGGAAGGGGTTGCCGCTCGTGATCCGCAACCTTGGTGTGAGGTTGCTTCAG CTCGTCCTCGAACTGCTAATTGAGAACTCCACATGCTGCAAGGTGGGGGCCATGGTTGAAGCCCGAGGAAGCTCCATATTGAAGAACGAGTTTTGCTCCCATGCGGGTCCCTGGCGTGACGAGGCAGGGCCGGAGATGGTTGATGAAGAACTCCATTCGtcttgtgttgatgatgacatCAGTGGCCTAGGGTCGAAGGAGCACGTAGATGATTGCTACCATTGA
- the LOC133908977 gene encoding uncharacterized protein LOC133908977 isoform X2: MALIRCTLGPRTLAMDVGGSIADVVLVSTDLECGDLGSGSAELKAVNDEEVYLDALVMVSLRLLRKGLPLVIRNLGVRLLQLVLELLIENSTCCKVGAMVEARGSSILKNEFCSHAGPWRDEAGPEMVDEELHSSCVDDDISGLGSKEHVDDCYH; this comes from the exons ATGGCCCTTATCAGGTGTACTCTGGGCCCAAG AACCCTAGCCATGGACGTTGGCGGCTCAATCGCGGATGTGGTGTTGGTCTCGACAGATCTCGAATGTGGTGATCTTGGTTCGGGCAGCGCAGAGCTAAAAGCT GTAAACGATGAGGAAGTTTATCTGGATGCATTAGTGATGGTGTCACTTCGGCTACTAAGGAAGGGGTTGCCGCTCGTGATCCGCAACCTTGGTGTGAGGTTGCTTCAG CTCGTCCTCGAACTGCTAATTGAGAACTCCACATGCTGCAAGGTGGGGGCCATGGTTGAAGCCCGAGGAAGCTCCATATTGAAGAACGAGTTTTGCTCCCATGCGGGTCCCTGGCGTGACGAGGCAGGGCCGGAGATGGTTGATGAAGAACTCCATTCGtcttgtgttgatgatgacatCAGTGGCCTAGGGTCGAAGGAGCACGTAGATGATTGCTACCATTGA
- the LOC133908978 gene encoding protein RETICULATA-RELATED 3, chloroplastic-like, whose amino-acid sequence MASTAFAAAKFLPAHLDSSPRTAPHRTAPTANFCFSPLPASSSSSSASLLRLLSPYPSGPGGRLPPPPPPRSYGGGGSGDAADSGGDARKGGILGLFLAGWAARVAADPQFPFKVLMEELVGVTACVLGDMASRPNFGLNELDFVFSTLVVGSILNFVLMYLLAPTAGVAAAASSVASALPSHMFEPGAYSLGSRVATLLSKGATFAAVGFAAGLAGTAISNGLIAMRKRMDPAFETPNKPPPTLLNAATWALHMGVSSNLRYQSLNGIEYLLGKVAPAPIFKVSVVALRCMNNVLGGMSFVLLARLTGSQRSDKPVVSTVAEEKERLIAVGNAAADAISEGRDGDGK is encoded by the coding sequence ATGGCCTCCACGGCCTTCGCCGCCGCCAAGTTCCTCCCCGCCCACCTCGACTCCTCCCCGCGCACCGCGCCCCACCGCACCGCCCCCACCGCGAACTTCTGCTTCTCCCCGctgcccgcctcctcctcctcctcttcggcgtcCCTGCTCCGCCTCCTGTCCCCGTACCCGTCCGGCCCCGGAGGTAGGctccccccgcccccgcccccgcgctcgtacggcggcggcggatctggCGACGCCGCGGACTCAGGCGGCGACGCCCGGAAAGGCGGCATCCTCGGCCTCTTCCTGGCCGGGTGGGCCGCCCGCGTGGCCGCGGACCCTCAGTTCCCGTTCAAGGTGCTCATGGAGGAGCTCGTCGGCGTGACCGCCTGCGTGCTCGGCGACATGGCCTCCCGCCCCAACTTCGGTCTCAACGAGCTCGACTTCGTCTTCTCCACCCTCGTCGTCGGATCCATCCTCAACTTCGTCCTCATGTACCTCCTCGCCCCCACCGCCGGCGTCGCCGCTGCCGCGTCGTCCGTGGCCTCCGCGCTCCCCAGCCACATGTTCGAGCCCGGCGCGTACTCGCTTGGCTCCCGCGTCGCGACGCTCCTCTCCAAGGGCGCAACCTTCGCGGCTGTAGGGTTCGCGGCCGGGCTCGCCGGCACCGCGATCTCGAACGGGCTCATCGCGATGCGGAAGCGCATGGACCCGGCGTTCGAGACTCCAAACAAGCCGCCGCCCACGCTGCTCAACGCAGCCACCTGGGCGCTCCACATGGGCGTCAGCAGCAACCTGCGGTATCAGTCGTTGAACGGGATCGAGTACCTGCTCGGCAAGGTCGCGCCGGCGCCAATATTCAAGGTGTCCGTTGTTGCTCTCCGGTGCATGAACAACGTGCTTGGTGGGATGTCCTTCGTGTTGCTTGCCAGGCTGACTGGGTCGCAAAGATCAGATAAGCCAGTGGTCTCGACAGTtgcggaagagaaggagaggttGATAGCTGTGGGCAATGCCGCTGCAGATGCCATCAGTGAAGGAAGGGATGGAGATGGTAAGTAA